The following proteins come from a genomic window of Dehalogenimonas sp. THU2:
- a CDS encoding DegV family protein, whose protein sequence is MTVKVVTDSTADIPPQLVKDLGIVVVPSYVIFGSKSYRGGVDIAEDEFYRKLLHESVLPKTSQPTPQDFVEAYTRLAKEADGILSIHISSKMSGTVNSAEQAKKLAELKCPIEVIDTQNLTMALGLIVIAAARMARAGKELTEVADAVRKMVPNTRLLILFDTLEYLAKGGRIGKAKSMLGSILNVKPLLTLKEGEFVPASQAHSRAKGKEKLLEFLKSAKDIEDLAIIYSTTPDEAKELAASIMAIHKVQALIAQVGPVLGVHSGPGALGIALRRKE, encoded by the coding sequence ATGACCGTTAAGGTAGTTACTGATAGCACTGCTGATATTCCGCCTCAGTTGGTAAAAGATCTGGGCATTGTGGTAGTACCTTCATACGTGATCTTTGGAAGCAAATCATATCGCGGCGGGGTCGATATAGCCGAGGACGAGTTCTATCGTAAACTTCTTCATGAGTCTGTACTGCCTAAAACCTCCCAGCCTACCCCACAGGATTTCGTAGAAGCCTATACCCGGCTTGCAAAAGAAGCCGACGGTATTCTTTCTATTCATATATCTTCCAAGATGAGCGGCACAGTCAACTCCGCCGAACAGGCCAAAAAATTGGCCGAACTTAAATGCCCTATTGAAGTCATTGATACCCAGAACCTAACAATGGCATTGGGTTTGATTGTCATTGCTGCCGCCAGAATGGCCAGAGCAGGCAAGGAATTGACTGAAGTCGCCGATGCCGTTAGAAAGATGGTGCCTAATACCAGGCTACTGATCCTCTTTGACACGCTGGAATACTTAGCCAAGGGCGGTCGGATTGGCAAGGCCAAATCAATGCTCGGTTCAATACTGAATGTTAAACCGCTGTTGACACTCAAAGAGGGTGAATTTGTGCCAGCGAGTCAGGCGCACAGTCGCGCCAAGGGCAAGGAAAAACTGTTGGAGTTCCTAAAGAGTGCTAAAGATATCGAAGACCTAGCAATTATCTACAGCACCACTCCCGATGAGGCAAAAGAGCTAGCCGCTAGTATCATGGCTATCCATAAAGTCCAGGCACTTATCGCCCAAGTGGGTCCGGTGTTAGGCGTCCACAGTGGGCCGGGGGCGTTAGGCATTGCACTGAGAAGGAAGGAATAA
- a CDS encoding twin-arginine translocase TatA/TatE family subunit — translation MPFRMGPMELGIILVIVLLVFGVGKLPQVGEAIGKGLKSFKDGSSGVDEKVSPEVTSETTVEAPEAIAPKTVEDNSKT, via the coding sequence ATGCCATTCAGAATGGGACCAATGGAACTGGGTATTATTCTTGTAATCGTTCTTCTTGTCTTCGGGGTCGGCAAATTGCCTCAAGTTGGTGAGGCAATCGGTAAGGGGCTTAAATCTTTCAAGGACGGATCCTCTGGCGTTGATGAAAAAGTATCGCCGGAAGTGACATCAGAGACTACCGTGGAGGCACCCGAAGCGATTGCTCCCAAAACAGTCGAAGATAATTCCAAGACTTAG
- a CDS encoding twin-arginine translocase TatA/TatE family subunit, giving the protein MDFLGMGTFEIITILIVATLIFGPNRIPEFAKKAGEFMRSFRKVTGDMTKEFAKAVDSSPTKTSGTGKSSEPFIDMGLDGFLNTKNKK; this is encoded by the coding sequence ATGGATTTTTTGGGCATGGGAACCTTTGAAATCATTACCATTCTTATTGTAGCCACCCTTATCTTTGGGCCTAACCGCATTCCCGAGTTCGCAAAGAAGGCTGGGGAGTTCATGCGTAGTTTCCGAAAAGTGACCGGTGATATGACCAAAGAGTTTGCCAAGGCTGTTGATAGTTCACCAACTAAAACTTCCGGAACTGGTAAATCTTCTGAACCTTTTATCGACATGGGCTTGGACGGATTTCTTAACACCAAAAATAAAAAGTAA